In Piliocolobus tephrosceles isolate RC106 chromosome 5, ASM277652v3, whole genome shotgun sequence, a single genomic region encodes these proteins:
- the ATP6V1G2 gene encoding V-type proton ATPase subunit G 2 isoform X1: protein MASQSQGIQQLLQAEKRAAEKVADARKRKARRLKQAKEEAQMEVEQYRREREQEFQSKQQAAMGSQGNLSAEVEQATRRQVQGMQSSQQRNRERVLAQLLGMVCDVRPQVHPNYRISA from the exons ATGGCCAGTCAGTCCCAGGGTATCCAGCAGcttctgcaagctgagaagcGGGCAGCTGAGAAGGTGGCAGATGCCAGAAAGA GGAAGGCCCGGCGACTGAAGCAGGCAAAGGAGGAGGCACAGATGGAGGTGGAGCAATACCGCAGAGAGCGAGAGCAGGAATTCCAGAGCAAGCAGCAGGCG GCCATGGGTTCCCAGGGGAACCTGTCCGCTGAGGTGGAGCAGGCTACAAGGCGCCAGGTGCAGGGCATGCAGAGCTCCCAGCAGAGAAACCGAGAGCGTGTCCTGGCCCAGCTTCTTGGCATGGTCTGCGACGTCAGGCCCCAAGTCCACCCCAACTACCGGATTTCTGCCTAG
- the ATP6V1G2 gene encoding V-type proton ATPase subunit G 2 isoform X3, whose protein sequence is MEVEQYRREREQEFQSKQQAAMGSQGNLSAEVEQATRRQVQGMQSSQQRNRERVLAQLLGMVCDVRPQVHPNYRISA, encoded by the exons ATGGAGGTGGAGCAATACCGCAGAGAGCGAGAGCAGGAATTCCAGAGCAAGCAGCAGGCG GCCATGGGTTCCCAGGGGAACCTGTCCGCTGAGGTGGAGCAGGCTACAAGGCGCCAGGTGCAGGGCATGCAGAGCTCCCAGCAGAGAAACCGAGAGCGTGTCCTGGCCCAGCTTCTTGGCATGGTCTGCGACGTCAGGCCCCAAGTCCACCCCAACTACCGGATTTCTGCCTAG
- the ATP6V1G2 gene encoding V-type proton ATPase subunit G 2 isoform X2 produces the protein MASQSQGIQQLLQAEKRAAEKVADARKRKARRLKQATRRQVQGMQSSQQRNRERVLAQLLGMVCDVRPQVHPNYRISA, from the exons ATGGCCAGTCAGTCCCAGGGTATCCAGCAGcttctgcaagctgagaagcGGGCAGCTGAGAAGGTGGCAGATGCCAGAAAGA GGAAGGCCCGGCGACTGAAGCAG GCTACAAGGCGCCAGGTGCAGGGCATGCAGAGCTCCCAGCAGAGAAACCGAGAGCGTGTCCTGGCCCAGCTTCTTGGCATGGTCTGCGACGTCAGGCCCCAAGTCCACCCCAACTACCGGATTTCTGCCTAG